A region of Haliotis asinina isolate JCU_RB_2024 chromosome 7, JCU_Hal_asi_v2, whole genome shotgun sequence DNA encodes the following proteins:
- the LOC137291900 gene encoding uncharacterized protein isoform X2: MRHCLFRDILSVRDQRVTERYACPEGWLLKQASCYRWGTTKVSYSQATFQCKEWGAGLRVINSEQENTLFSVSGSNSGTQYWLGIDKLKTNFWRVTDHLGQSRSPVYTAFSSTRDNYRTQCAVWSSTQTSWSKVTCGSSYQYICQKPADCAKNMFGVNCSSECHCKAEPCDPASGICKHGCLLGWSGQSCDTEKLKAEAKFYCFKIDGVNKMVFRANQRNTTYRSVTAVDKKGNSIATCDQTIFDHFKPGEMATLKVRKDGDRYKPKCGETQHSDNLMTWRFKFQEFPVTSSAYDVLFEVTCDFTKADTLQRRITTEGERPSNQTTTLAESKLSVSFDIIDPYQLVPVTTATLGQQVQLQMKLNNEVEYGISAIAPFNCSVSSPDSRYHVLMSDENGCMTDNAQIHFPATDLLTWRSDLFEAFAFPGYDKLLFLCQFHVCFDEEHPICHDMCTHSKKRKAKKRRRKRRRSHKHREPVEIGTTLSVLK; this comes from the exons AAAGATACGCATGTCCGGAAGGCTGGCTGCTGAAACAAGCATCCTGCTACAGATGGGGCACGACTAAAGTCTCGTACAGCCAGGCCACGTTTCAGTGTAAAGAGTGGGGGGCAGGCCTCAGGGTTATCAACAGCGAACAGGAAAACACGCTGTTTTCAG TATCAGGTTCTAACAGCGGAACGCAGTACTGGTTGGGAATAGACAAACTTAAAACCAATTTCTGGCGCGTAACGGATCATCTCGGGCAATCACGG AGCCCGGTCTACACTGCATTTTCTTCGACGAGAGATAATTACCGCACTCAATGTGCTGTGTGGTCCTCAACACAGACCTCTTGGTCAAAGGTCACGTGCGGTTCGTCATATCAGTACATATGTCAAAAGCCAGCAG ACTGTGCTAAGAACATGTTTGGAGTGAACTGCTCGTCAGAGTGCCACTGTAAAGCTGAGCCATGTGACCCTGCCTCTGGGATCTGTAAACATGGCTGCTTATTGGGTTGGAGTGGACAGTCGTGTGACACAG aaaaACTCAAAGCTGAAG CAAAGTTCTACTGCTTCAAAATAGATGGTGTCAACAAGATGGTGTTCAGAGCAAATCAGAGAAACACCACCTACCGGTCAGTAACTGCCGTCGACAAGAAAGGTAACTCCATTGCAACATGTGACCAGACGATATTTGATCATTTTAAGCCAGGAGAAATGGCTACGCTGAAAGTGAGAAAAGACGGCGACCGTTACAAACCGAAATGCGGAGAAACTCAG CATTCAGACAACCTAATGACGTGGAGGTTCAAGTTCCAGGAGTTCCCAGTCACGTCCTCGGCGTACGATGTCCTATTTGAGGTCACGTGCGACTTCACTAAGGCGGACACACTACAGAGACGTATTACCACTGAAGGCGAGAG GCCGTCAAACCAGACAACAACACTGGCGGAAAGTAAGCTGTCCGTCAGCTTTGACATCATCGACCCTTACCAGCTTGTTCCTGTCACCACCGCCACTCTGGGACAGCAGGTGCAACTGCAGATGAAGCTCAACAATGAAGTCG AGTATGGCATCAGCGCTATCGCACCTTTCAACTGTTCCGTCAGCTCCCCTGACAGCCGTTATCATGTTTTGATGTCTGATGAAAATGG ATGCATGACCGACAACGCCCAGATTCATTTCCCTGCGACGGATCTCTTGACGTGGCGCAGTGACCTGTTCGAAGCGTTCGCCTTCCCTGGTTACGACAAACTCCTCTTCCTTTGTCAGTTCCATGTGTGTTTCGACGAAGAACACCCTATCTGTCATGAT ATGTGCACCCACTCCAAGAAGAGGAAGGCtaagaagaggaggaggaagagaagGCGGTCCCATAAACACCGTGAACCAGTAGAGATTGGGACAACACTCTCTGTCCTCAAGTAG
- the LOC137291900 gene encoding uncharacterized protein isoform X1: MMFLCAETMWRYCLLLVTFAHAAAASERYACPEGWLLKQASCYRWGTTKVSYSQATFQCKEWGAGLRVINSEQENTLFSVSGSNSGTQYWLGIDKLKTNFWRVTDHLGQSRSPVYTAFSSTRDNYRTQCAVWSSTQTSWSKVTCGSSYQYICQKPADCAKNMFGVNCSSECHCKAEPCDPASGICKHGCLLGWSGQSCDTEKLKAEAKFYCFKIDGVNKMVFRANQRNTTYRSVTAVDKKGNSIATCDQTIFDHFKPGEMATLKVRKDGDRYKPKCGETQHSDNLMTWRFKFQEFPVTSSAYDVLFEVTCDFTKADTLQRRITTEGERPSNQTTTLAESKLSVSFDIIDPYQLVPVTTATLGQQVQLQMKLNNEVEYGISAIAPFNCSVSSPDSRYHVLMSDENGCMTDNAQIHFPATDLLTWRSDLFEAFAFPGYDKLLFLCQFHVCFDEEHPICHDMCTHSKKRKAKKRRRKRRRSHKHREPVEIGTTLSVLK, from the exons AAAGATACGCATGTCCGGAAGGCTGGCTGCTGAAACAAGCATCCTGCTACAGATGGGGCACGACTAAAGTCTCGTACAGCCAGGCCACGTTTCAGTGTAAAGAGTGGGGGGCAGGCCTCAGGGTTATCAACAGCGAACAGGAAAACACGCTGTTTTCAG TATCAGGTTCTAACAGCGGAACGCAGTACTGGTTGGGAATAGACAAACTTAAAACCAATTTCTGGCGCGTAACGGATCATCTCGGGCAATCACGG AGCCCGGTCTACACTGCATTTTCTTCGACGAGAGATAATTACCGCACTCAATGTGCTGTGTGGTCCTCAACACAGACCTCTTGGTCAAAGGTCACGTGCGGTTCGTCATATCAGTACATATGTCAAAAGCCAGCAG ACTGTGCTAAGAACATGTTTGGAGTGAACTGCTCGTCAGAGTGCCACTGTAAAGCTGAGCCATGTGACCCTGCCTCTGGGATCTGTAAACATGGCTGCTTATTGGGTTGGAGTGGACAGTCGTGTGACACAG aaaaACTCAAAGCTGAAG CAAAGTTCTACTGCTTCAAAATAGATGGTGTCAACAAGATGGTGTTCAGAGCAAATCAGAGAAACACCACCTACCGGTCAGTAACTGCCGTCGACAAGAAAGGTAACTCCATTGCAACATGTGACCAGACGATATTTGATCATTTTAAGCCAGGAGAAATGGCTACGCTGAAAGTGAGAAAAGACGGCGACCGTTACAAACCGAAATGCGGAGAAACTCAG CATTCAGACAACCTAATGACGTGGAGGTTCAAGTTCCAGGAGTTCCCAGTCACGTCCTCGGCGTACGATGTCCTATTTGAGGTCACGTGCGACTTCACTAAGGCGGACACACTACAGAGACGTATTACCACTGAAGGCGAGAG GCCGTCAAACCAGACAACAACACTGGCGGAAAGTAAGCTGTCCGTCAGCTTTGACATCATCGACCCTTACCAGCTTGTTCCTGTCACCACCGCCACTCTGGGACAGCAGGTGCAACTGCAGATGAAGCTCAACAATGAAGTCG AGTATGGCATCAGCGCTATCGCACCTTTCAACTGTTCCGTCAGCTCCCCTGACAGCCGTTATCATGTTTTGATGTCTGATGAAAATGG ATGCATGACCGACAACGCCCAGATTCATTTCCCTGCGACGGATCTCTTGACGTGGCGCAGTGACCTGTTCGAAGCGTTCGCCTTCCCTGGTTACGACAAACTCCTCTTCCTTTGTCAGTTCCATGTGTGTTTCGACGAAGAACACCCTATCTGTCATGAT ATGTGCACCCACTCCAAGAAGAGGAAGGCtaagaagaggaggaggaagagaagGCGGTCCCATAAACACCGTGAACCAGTAGAGATTGGGACAACACTCTCTGTCCTCAAGTAG
- the LOC137290418 gene encoding uncharacterized protein — translation MATGGRVMLRLISVTLLIANVASGKDTSDRFKCSEGWMLKVQSCYKRGPTKMSFSDAQDHCRQLGARVRIITNVEENRLFSVSNSGDTYWLGIRKYSDEVWGYQTNGTETYLEYKNFDRFNPYQFNYGMNCAVWQSQTEIWSPASCTNHHLFMCQKTPDCTPGRFGENCTNQCHCRGDACNTTSGLCKHGCQIGWKGKSCDTEKKKAVAKFYCVKTHGRNVMMLNVDQRGTVYREVSAIDEYGNAVDTCTSTVYDHFEPGGMGTLKVTQSDNGSFTPNCRGNEVSKEIHSWIFVFREYPNSSSAYDIMFEVKCDFSEADCLESSTTSNTDKPANKSILLNKSTLSVSLDIIDPASNLPVTVATLGQQVRLQLKLNNVDDFGVNAISPFNCSVGTPDHRHNVIFTDEHGCSSRDAQIVFSNNDVATWRSEIFETFSFPGSDKLYFRCQYHVCFKEEQKYCRDMCRLSKEKNSRNLHRRSPIFTPRDGEAAGKLTTLDIV, via the exons ATGGCGACAGGTGGTAGAGTCATGTTGAGGTTGATATCGGTGACGCTTCTCATCGCCAACGTTGCCAGTGGGAAAGATACATCGG ATAGGTTCAAGTGTTCAGAAGGCTGGATGCTAAAAGTCCAGTCTTGCTACAAGCGGGGGCCTACCAAGATGTCGTTCTCTGATGCTCAGGATCATTGCCGTCAGTTAGGAGCCAGAGTCAGAATCATCACGAACGTTGAAGAGAACCGCCTCTTTTCTG TGTCCAATTCTGGAGACACGTACTGGCTCGGGATCAGGAAATACAGCGACGAGGTTTGGGGATATCAGACAAACGGAACGGAGACA TACCTTGAGTACAAGAACTTCGACCGCTTCAACCCCTACCAATTCAACTATGGAATGAACTGTGCAGTGTGGCAATCACAAACGGAAATATGGTCACCCGCTTCCTGCACGAACCACCATCTCTTTATGTGCCAGAAAACTCCAG ACTGTACCCCTGGCCGTTTTGGAGAGAACTGCACCAACCAGTGCCACTGTAGAGGGGACGCCTGCAACACCACTTCCGGTCTCTGCAAACATGGATGCCAGATAGGTTGGAAGGGGAAGTCTTGCGATACAG AAAAGAAGAAAGCCGTGG CCAAGTTTTACTGCGTCAAGACCCATGGACGTAATGTGATGATGCTAAATGTAGATCAAAGGGGAACGGTCTACCGGGAGGTGTCCGCCATAGATGAGTACGGGAATGCTGTCGACACTTGTACCTCAACCGTGTATGACCACTTCGAGCCTGGGGGGATGGGAACGCTCAAGGTGACGCAAAGTGACAATGGCAGTTTCACGCCCAACTGTAGAGGAAACGAG GTATCGAAAGAAATTCACTCGTGGATTTTCGTGTTCAGAGAATATCCAAACAGCTCTTCTGCCTACGACATCATGTTTGAGGTGAAGTGTGACTTTTCTGAAGCCGACTGCCTGGAGAGTTCTACAACCTCCAACACTGACAA GCCTGCCAACAAGTCCATATTGCTAAACAAGAGCACGTTGTCCGTGAGTCTAGACATCATCGACCCCGCCAGCAACCTGCCTGTAACCGTAGCAACATTGGGCCAGCAAGTCCGTCTCCAGCTGAAGCTGAATAACGTGGACG ATTTCGGCGTGAACGCCATCTCCCCATTCAACTGCTCTGTGGGGACACCGGACCATCGACACAACGTCATCTTCACCGACGAACACGG GTGTTCTTCCAGAGATGCCCAAATCGTCTTCTCGAACAATGACGTCGCTACATGGCGCAGCGAGATTTTCGAAACATTCTCCTTTCCCGGTTCTGATAAACTGTACTTCCGGTGCCAGTACCACGTGTGTTTCAAGGAGGAACAGAAGTACTGTAGAGAT ATGTGTCGTCTCTCCAAGGAGAAGAACTCCAGAAACCTTCACCGGAGAAGTCCGATCTTCACTCCCAGGGATGGAGAGGCAGCAGGGAAGCTGACAACCTtggacattgtgtaa